One genomic region from Roseofilum reptotaenium CS-1145 encodes:
- a CDS encoding lasso peptide biosynthesis B2 protein, translating to MNVLKLGMQKFSSFWSLDGAVKSLLLQALFWLPVVTLSLKWWGFKSTQTRLFQFFPLTENVETGDNLVNRVIQVNQAVRLAAKYCQPWAKCLQQSLVLWSLLRHQGIESQLRIGVQQQQGEFAAHAWVEWQGWAINDTQDVRDRYGVMVLP from the coding sequence ATGAATGTGTTGAAGTTAGGGATGCAGAAATTTTCCAGTTTCTGGAGTCTAGATGGCGCAGTAAAATCGCTCTTATTGCAGGCTCTGTTCTGGTTACCTGTGGTTACCCTTTCCCTAAAATGGTGGGGATTTAAGTCCACTCAAACCCGTTTATTCCAATTCTTCCCATTAACAGAGAATGTGGAAACTGGGGATAATCTAGTCAATCGCGTCATACAAGTAAATCAGGCTGTACGATTAGCTGCTAAGTATTGCCAACCTTGGGCAAAATGCTTGCAACAGTCCCTCGTCCTCTGGAGTTTATTACGTCACCAGGGAATTGAAAGCCAATTACGCATTGGAGTACAACAGCAACAGGGAGAATTCGCCGCCCATGCTTGGGTGGAATGGCAAGGTTGGGCAATCAATGATACTCAAGATGTGCGCGATCGCTATGGAGTGATGGTTCTTCCCTAG
- a CDS encoding radical SAM protein codes for MVTTTTEFKSVYGPVVSWRYGRSLGIDPIGQTSVCSFNCVYCQLGEIEIVTQKRDIYVPTEMILGDLQEFAPWDVDVVTLSGSGEPTLALNLGEILQGIQEMTQRPTLVLTNGTLLDDRQVQADLRYCDRLSLKLDAVTAKPLNRVNRPVDSLNLEQMWQGMLDFRQQYAGEIGVQTMILTLWDAETRHQYIEMMKALSPVEIQLNTPSRPKPVKRQLDGRGNHYDERSYEVKRFKCVEQDVLQAFAEEIEQETNIPVRYRG; via the coding sequence ATGGTAACGACAACGACGGAATTTAAGAGTGTGTATGGACCGGTGGTTTCTTGGCGTTATGGGCGATCGCTAGGCATAGACCCGATTGGTCAAACTTCGGTTTGTTCATTTAATTGCGTCTATTGTCAGTTGGGAGAGATTGAGATTGTGACGCAAAAGCGAGATATTTATGTACCTACAGAAATGATTTTGGGGGATTTACAAGAGTTTGCACCTTGGGATGTGGATGTTGTGACGCTCAGTGGCAGTGGTGAACCGACATTAGCGTTAAATTTAGGGGAAATTTTGCAAGGGATCCAGGAAATGACCCAAAGACCGACGCTGGTGTTAACTAATGGTACGCTGTTGGACGATCGCCAGGTACAAGCAGATTTACGATATTGCGATCGCCTTTCCCTTAAACTAGATGCTGTTACTGCTAAACCTCTCAACCGCGTCAATCGTCCCGTAGACAGCTTGAATTTAGAACAAATGTGGCAAGGAATGCTCGACTTTCGCCAACAGTATGCCGGTGAAATTGGCGTACAAACCATGATTTTGACTCTTTGGGATGCAGAAACTCGCCATCAGTATATCGAGATGATGAAAGCCTTATCTCCCGTAGAAATTCAACTCAATACTCCGTCTCGTCCAAAACCGGTCAAACGGCAATTAGATGGCCGGGGAAATCATTATGATGAACGGTCTTATGAGGTGAAACGCTTCAAATGTGTGGAGCAGGACGTCTTGCAAGCGTTTGCTGAAGAAATCGAGCAAGAGACGAACATTCCCGTGCGCTATCGAGGGTAA
- the hisS gene encoding histidine--tRNA ligase: MAQLQGIRGTRDILPDEVARWQWVEAIARKVLAQARYQEIRTPIFEQTELFARGIGEATDVVGKEMYTFTDRGDRSITLRPENTAGVVRSYIEHNLSSKGLQRLWYIGPMFRYERPQAGRQRQFHQLGLEAIGSADPRADAEVIAIATQILKSLGLKSLKLDLNSVGNREDRVQYRQALVDYLTPYKEELDADSQDRLNRNPLRILDSKDKRTQEIIQDAPSLLEYLGDFSRNHFGQVQTLLADLGIDYDINPRLVRGLDYYTHTAFEIQSDDLGAQATVCGGGRYDGLVTELGGKETPAVGWAMGLERLMILVEKLAQVPESTLDFYLISKGELAQRQSLKLAQGLREAGFSVELDLSGAALKKQIARGDKSGAIACLILGDREAEQQEVQLKWMSAKEQQTLEQSDLLNNTPYLRQQLDKHC; the protein is encoded by the coding sequence ATGGCACAACTGCAAGGTATACGAGGAACCCGCGATATTCTGCCGGATGAGGTAGCCAGATGGCAGTGGGTGGAAGCAATCGCCCGGAAAGTTCTGGCTCAGGCTAGATATCAGGAGATTCGCACGCCTATTTTTGAGCAAACGGAATTGTTTGCCAGGGGAATTGGGGAAGCGACGGACGTGGTAGGCAAGGAAATGTATACCTTTACGGATCGCGGCGATCGCTCAATTACCCTGAGACCCGAAAATACGGCAGGAGTGGTGAGATCCTATATTGAGCATAATCTCAGCTCGAAAGGCCTTCAGCGTCTTTGGTATATCGGGCCCATGTTCCGGTATGAACGGCCACAGGCTGGACGACAGAGGCAGTTTCATCAATTGGGTTTGGAGGCAATAGGGAGTGCCGATCCGAGGGCAGATGCTGAGGTAATTGCCATTGCCACCCAAATCCTTAAATCTTTGGGTCTAAAGTCCCTCAAATTAGACCTCAATTCTGTCGGCAACCGGGAAGACCGCGTTCAATATCGTCAAGCCCTCGTTGATTATCTTACGCCCTATAAAGAAGAGCTGGATGCAGATTCCCAAGATCGTTTAAACCGCAACCCTCTGCGGATTTTAGACAGTAAGGACAAGCGCACCCAAGAAATTATCCAAGATGCGCCCAGTTTATTGGAGTATTTGGGGGACTTCTCCCGCAATCATTTTGGGCAGGTGCAAACCCTACTGGCTGATTTAGGCATTGACTATGACATTAATCCTCGTCTCGTCCGAGGACTCGATTACTATACCCATACCGCCTTTGAGATTCAATCCGACGATTTAGGGGCCCAAGCCACTGTTTGTGGAGGCGGACGCTATGACGGATTGGTCACGGAATTAGGCGGCAAAGAGACCCCAGCAGTCGGTTGGGCTATGGGATTAGAGCGATTAATGATCTTGGTGGAAAAACTGGCTCAAGTTCCAGAATCTACCCTAGATTTTTACCTGATTTCTAAGGGAGAACTAGCCCAGCGCCAATCCTTGAAACTGGCTCAGGGGTTGCGCGAAGCTGGATTTTCTGTGGAACTAGACCTGAGTGGCGCAGCGTTGAAAAAACAAATAGCTCGTGGCGACAAAAGTGGCGCGATCGCCTGTCTGATTTTAGGCGATCGAGAAGCCGAACAACAAGAAGTGCAACTCAAGTGGATGTCCGCCAAAGAACAACAAACCCTGGAACAAAGCGATCTGTTAAACAATACGCCTTATTTACGTCAACAACTCGATAAGCATTGTTAG
- the pedR gene encoding photosynthetic electron transport-dependent transcriptional regulator PedR, whose product MTVSEPMKSISLSDREIQVVELVAMGLANQDIAEKLEISKRTVDNHISNILKKTKTDNRVELVRWAMKWGKVCIDEVNCCILPADPTQSEDV is encoded by the coding sequence ATGACTGTTAGCGAACCAATGAAATCCATATCCCTCTCCGACCGTGAAATTCAGGTGGTAGAACTGGTGGCCATGGGATTAGCCAACCAGGATATTGCCGAAAAACTCGAAATCAGTAAGCGCACGGTAGATAATCATATTAGCAATATCCTCAAAAAGACCAAGACTGATAATCGGGTGGAATTAGTTCGATGGGCAATGAAATGGGGTAAAGTATGCATAGATGAGGTCAATTGTTGCATTTTACCCGCTGATCCGACACAATCCGAAGACGTATAA
- a CDS encoding carbohydrate kinase family protein: protein MNTAQVLCLGELLFDCLADKAGLPYDQVKSWTPYPGGAPANVACRLVKLGTPSAFIGSVGSDEAGDSLVNFLQEQQVDIQGIQRHASAPTRQVYVIHSYNGDRYFAGFGETDTTAFADAYLDAALLPIDLFRDAQYLVLGTLELAYPQTQEAIHKALEIANQYHLKLVVDVNWRPVFWPDPEQAKPLIYDLLAQVDFVKVSDREAEFLLDMTDPLAIRDRFPDLEGVVVTGGEKPIHYAIGEGEGSVPAFAVSVKDTIGVGDGFVAGWIHQLNRYQISSLQDPQKVKEIVTYAAAVGALTTVEPGAIAPEPTAKQVQTFLQEQGITTDYLS, encoded by the coding sequence ATGAATACAGCTCAGGTTCTGTGCTTAGGTGAACTTTTATTCGATTGTCTGGCTGACAAAGCTGGACTTCCCTACGATCAAGTTAAGTCCTGGACTCCATATCCAGGCGGCGCTCCTGCTAATGTAGCGTGTAGGTTAGTCAAGTTGGGTACGCCATCAGCGTTTATTGGGAGTGTTGGATCGGATGAGGCGGGAGATAGCTTGGTGAATTTTCTCCAAGAACAGCAGGTTGATATCCAAGGCATTCAACGACATGCTAGTGCCCCCACCCGACAGGTTTATGTAATTCATTCCTATAATGGCGATCGCTATTTTGCGGGCTTTGGAGAGACAGATACAACCGCCTTCGCGGATGCCTATCTTGATGCTGCCCTGCTCCCTATAGATTTATTTAGAGACGCTCAATATCTAGTCCTGGGAACCCTAGAGCTGGCTTATCCCCAAACCCAGGAAGCGATCCATAAAGCGTTAGAGATTGCTAATCAATATCACCTGAAACTGGTCGTCGATGTGAATTGGCGACCAGTTTTTTGGCCCGATCCCGAGCAAGCCAAACCCTTAATTTATGATTTATTAGCTCAAGTAGATTTTGTAAAAGTTAGCGATCGAGAAGCCGAGTTTTTATTGGATATGACCGATCCATTGGCTATCCGAGACCGATTTCCTGATTTAGAGGGTGTGGTGGTTACCGGGGGAGAAAAACCGATCCATTATGCGATCGGAGAAGGAGAAGGAAGTGTACCGGCTTTTGCCGTATCGGTAAAGGATACCATCGGAGTAGGAGATGGATTTGTAGCGGGTTGGATTCATCAACTGAATCGATACCAGATTTCCAGCTTACAAGATCCCCAGAAGGTTAAGGAAATTGTGACCTATGCAGCAGCCGTTGGCGCTCTAACTACTGTCGAACCTGGAGCGATCGCGCCTGAGCCGACGGCTAAACAGGTACAAACCTTTCTCCAAGAACAGGGGATTACTACGGACTATTTATCTTGA
- a CDS encoding trypsin-like peptidase domain-containing protein, with the protein MYTRFLSAALLSLAPSLTLSLPSLANPVIDRIASEITVRIEGPQGGSGVIFATENQIYYVVTNAHVVDQPEDYTIITPDGDRYQVGPSHRLRMPGEDIAVLAFYSEMTYRTADIGNPQAVEVGNLAYVAGWPRSGGSVRQRIFVNTEGEFVQLLQGVDQTQLPLNYTNVVRVGMSGGPVLNQRGEVIGINRLVQLVEDTDQVVATGIKLDKVLTWWESAEKPTPTASDSRAVLSETPAPATEAIVAGGYQLSQTLQREGGFLGAVAIASLGDALLVSGHSDGAIVLWNLTTGEPINTLTGHQKAINALAIAPDGKTLISGSEDRTIKLWDLQSGELQKNLTGHRDAVSALAITPDGQTLVSGGWDQQILIWNLNTYETIETLPGHQGLISSLAISPNGKWLISGSQDTTIRVWELPTFKLVNILENHRLSVLALAISANSQTLASAGGEGDISIWNLATGELQRTLKGHTDGVWSLALKEDNQTLISGSWDKTIRFWNVQTGQLQSTVKKHSDYVISLGLSANDQRLISGGLNNEILIWQRQPN; encoded by the coding sequence ATGTATACTCGTTTTCTCTCTGCTGCTCTTCTGAGTCTCGCCCCTAGCCTAACTCTTAGCCTTCCCAGTCTTGCCAACCCAGTAATTGACCGCATTGCTTCAGAAATTACGGTTCGCATCGAAGGCCCCCAGGGCGGAAGCGGTGTGATTTTCGCTACTGAAAATCAGATTTATTATGTGGTCACCAATGCCCATGTGGTGGATCAACCGGAAGACTATACCATTATTACTCCCGATGGCGATCGCTATCAGGTAGGGCCCTCCCATCGGTTGCGAATGCCTGGAGAAGATATTGCCGTGCTGGCCTTCTATAGTGAAATGACCTATCGCACCGCAGACATCGGTAACCCGCAAGCAGTAGAAGTAGGAAATCTAGCTTATGTAGCCGGTTGGCCACGGTCTGGGGGATCGGTTCGTCAACGGATTTTTGTGAATACCGAAGGGGAATTTGTGCAATTGCTACAAGGGGTGGATCAAACACAATTACCATTAAATTATACTAATGTGGTGCGGGTGGGCATGAGTGGCGGCCCGGTTTTAAATCAACGAGGGGAAGTGATTGGTATTAACCGGTTGGTTCAATTAGTCGAAGATACGGATCAAGTAGTGGCCACAGGGATTAAACTGGATAAAGTTTTAACCTGGTGGGAGAGCGCGGAAAAACCGACTCCGACAGCATCTGATTCTAGGGCAGTGCTGAGTGAAACCCCAGCTCCAGCGACTGAAGCTATTGTTGCAGGAGGGTATCAGTTAAGCCAAACGCTACAACGGGAGGGGGGCTTTTTAGGTGCAGTAGCGATCGCCTCGTTAGGGGATGCACTCCTGGTCAGTGGCCATAGTGATGGGGCGATCGTTCTCTGGAATTTAACCACTGGAGAGCCAATTAACACCTTAACAGGTCACCAAAAAGCCATCAATGCTTTGGCGATCGCCCCTGATGGTAAAACCCTCATCAGTGGCAGTGAAGACCGCACCATTAAGCTCTGGGATCTCCAATCTGGAGAGCTACAAAAAAACCTCACCGGTCATCGAGATGCCGTTTCTGCTTTAGCTATAACGCCCGATGGTCAAACCCTTGTTTCTGGAGGATGGGATCAACAGATTCTCATTTGGAATTTGAACACCTATGAAACCATAGAAACCCTTCCCGGTCATCAAGGATTAATTAGTTCCTTAGCCATTTCTCCCAATGGCAAATGGTTGATTAGTGGCTCCCAAGATACCACCATTCGTGTATGGGAGTTGCCCACATTCAAGTTAGTCAATATTCTTGAAAACCATCGTTTATCTGTTCTCGCTCTAGCCATTAGTGCCAATAGTCAAACCCTCGCTAGTGCAGGGGGAGAAGGAGACATCAGTATCTGGAATTTAGCCACAGGGGAATTACAACGAACCCTCAAAGGTCACACCGATGGCGTTTGGTCTTTAGCGCTCAAAGAAGATAACCAAACCCTTATTAGTGGCAGTTGGGATAAGACAATTCGGTTTTGGAATGTACAGACTGGTCAGTTACAATCCACCGTAAAGAAACATTCAGATTATGTCATTTCTCTCGGTCTGAGTGCCAACGACCAAAGACTCATTTCTGGAGGTTTGAATAACGAGATATTGATTTGGCAACGCCAGCCAAATTAA
- a CDS encoding DUF554 domain-containing protein has product MFDFWLKTSGTWMNVATVLVGTGLGLLLKNQLPQRIQSTITQGMGLITLYLGMSMAGSLTQAQAGQVDGVVLAVLSLTSGGLLGEWWQLEERLNAIGSQLKIWFRGGGRFTEGFVTASLLFCVGPLTLIGSINNGLTGDDSLLALKATMDGLISIALTGSYGIGVGFSIITILIFQGGISLLAGSLTQILPDPSNDPQIFLVTGVGGIIMLGLGLNLLNIGKLRIASFLPALALAPLIYAIAQAMQSLIAS; this is encoded by the coding sequence ATGTTTGATTTTTGGCTAAAAACCAGTGGAACCTGGATGAATGTGGCAACCGTATTGGTGGGAACTGGGTTAGGGTTACTGCTGAAAAATCAATTGCCCCAACGCATTCAATCCACGATTACTCAAGGTATGGGATTGATTACCCTGTATTTGGGGATGAGTATGGCTGGAAGTTTAACTCAAGCGCAAGCGGGACAGGTTGATGGGGTCGTGCTAGCGGTGCTTAGTTTAACTTCGGGTGGCTTATTGGGAGAATGGTGGCAACTTGAAGAGCGACTCAATGCCATTGGTTCCCAACTCAAGATTTGGTTTCGCGGAGGGGGACGGTTTACAGAAGGGTTTGTTACAGCTAGTTTACTCTTTTGTGTCGGTCCTTTAACGTTGATTGGATCGATTAATAATGGACTCACGGGTGACGATAGCTTGCTGGCGCTCAAAGCAACGATGGATGGGTTAATCTCGATTGCACTCACCGGAAGTTATGGGATTGGAGTAGGGTTTTCCATCATCACCATCCTCATCTTTCAAGGGGGCATTTCCTTACTAGCGGGTAGCCTGACTCAAATCTTACCTGACCCAAGCAACGACCCGCAAATTTTCCTGGTGACTGGAGTCGGCGGAATTATCATGTTAGGCTTAGGCTTGAATTTGCTCAATATTGGTAAACTGCGAATTGCATCATTTTTGCCTGCACTGGCGTTAGCACCGTTAATTTATGCGATCGCGCAAGCAATGCAGAGTCTTATCGCGTCTTAG
- the grrA gene encoding GrrA/OscA1 family cyclophane-containing rSAM-modified RiPP: protein MKVTTTTGLVGFLLALSTLSASPANATGNLSEFSSANVDLEQRLNRLTETLQNREHQLDLESNPLSSETQRSQDLAQFRNVFRNGGWRNGGSFRNGGWRNGGSFRNGGWRNGWRDGGGFVNFRKR from the coding sequence ATGAAAGTCACAACAACCACTGGATTAGTCGGGTTTTTGTTAGCGTTATCCACGTTAAGTGCTTCACCAGCCAATGCTACCGGTAATTTATCTGAATTCTCTAGCGCTAACGTTGATCTCGAACAGCGATTAAACCGATTAACCGAAACTTTGCAAAATAGAGAACACCAACTGGATTTAGAAAGCAATCCCCTGTCATCTGAGACACAACGGAGCCAAGATCTGGCACAATTTCGCAATGTTTTCCGCAATGGTGGATGGCGCAATGGGGGCAGTTTCCGTAATGGTGGATGGCGCAATGGGGGTAGTTTCCGCAATGGCGGATGGCGCAATGGATGGCGTGATGGCGGCGGTTTTGTTAATTTCCGTAAGCGGTAA